A genomic window from Rattus norvegicus strain BN/NHsdMcwi chromosome 9, GRCr8, whole genome shotgun sequence includes:
- the Nrtn gene encoding neurturin precursor, which yields MRCWKAAALVSLICSSLLSVWMCQEGLLLGHRLGPALAPLRRPPRTLDARIARLAQYRALLQGAPDAVELRELSPWVARPSGPRRRAGPRRRRARPGSRPCGLRELEVRVSELGLGYTSDETVLFRYCAGACEAAIRIYDLGLRRLRQRRRVRKERVRAHPCCRPTAYEDEVSFLDVHSRYHTLQELSARECACV from the exons ATGAGGTGCTGGAAGGCGGCGGCCCTGGTGTCGCTCATCTGCAGCTCCCTGCTGTCTGTCTGGATGTGCCAGGAGGGTCTGCTCTTGGGTCACCGCCTGGGACCCGCGCTCGCTCCTCTGCGACGCCCTCCACGCACCCTGGACGCCCGCATCGCCCGCCTGGCCCAGT ATCGCGCTCTGCTGCAGGGCGCCCCCGACGCGGTGGAGCTTCGAGAACTTTCTCCCTGGGTTGCCCGTCCCTCGGGGCCGCGCCGTCGAGCGGGTCCCCGGCGTCGGCGTGCGCGGCCAGGCTCGCGACCGTGCGGGCTGCGCGAGCTCGAGGTGCGTGTGAGCGAGCTGGGTCTGGGCTACACGTCGGACGAAACCGTCCTGTTCCGCTACTGCGCAGGCGCGTGCGAGGCGGCCATACGCATCTACGACCTGGGCCTGCGGCGCCTGCGCCAGCGACGACGCGTGCGCAAAGAGCGGGTGCGAGCGCACCCGTGCTGCCGCCCGACGGCCTACGAGGACGAGGTGTCCTTCCTGGACGTACACAGCCGCTACCACACGCTGCAAGAGCTGTCGGCGCGGGAGTGCGCGTGCGTGTGA